AGAAAGGTTAGGACAGATTGAGGTGATTATAGAGCGGACAGCACAAAGGACTGAAGCGATCGCTGTGTTCGCTAGACAGGAGAACGGCGTGTCATGAGCGATCGCCATCGTACTACTACTGCACGTCTCAATGTTTACATCCAAGGTCAAGGATTCCCCATATTGGGCTTACATGGTCATCCTGGTACTGGTCGTAGTCTTTCTGTCTTCACCAATCATCTATCAAAACGCTATCAGACTATTGCCCCTGATTTACGCGGATATGGGAAAAGTCGGTGGAATGGCAATTTTGCTATGAATGACCATTTAACTGATTTAGAAGCGCTGCTAGATCGCTTAAATATTGAAAAATGCCTAGTATTGGGATGGTCACTTGGGGGCATTCTAGCAATGGAACTGGCATTGCGTTTACCAGAGCGTATTACTGGGCTGATTTTGGTGGCGACAGCCGCAAAACCCCGTGGTAGTCATCCGACCATCACTTGGCAAGATAATTTATATACTGGCATTGCTGCCCTATTAAACTATATAAAACCGAGTTGGCG
The Nostoc punctiforme PCC 73102 genome window above contains:
- a CDS encoding alpha/beta fold hydrolase encodes the protein MSDRHRTTTARLNVYIQGQGFPILGLHGHPGTGRSLSVFTNHLSKRYQTIAPDLRGYGKSRWNGNFAMNDHLTDLEALLDRLNIEKCLVLGWSLGGILAMELALRLPERITGLILVATAAKPRGSHPTITWQDNLYTGIAALLNYIKPSWRWNIETFGKRSLFRYLVQQHTSTTYNYIAKEAVPAYLQTSPAATRALYSAIQSGYNRLPDLPQIQCPSLVLAGDQDRHITSDSSLQTAQHLQNSQWQCYSNTAHLFPWEVPQQVLNDIDHWLEEHPQVIGIQ